One region of Mycolicibacterium insubricum genomic DNA includes:
- the recR gene encoding recombination mediator RecR, producing MFEGPVQDLIDELGKLPGIGPKSAQRIAFHLISVEPPDIDRLVGALSRVRDGVTFCEVCGNVSDAQRCRICADSRRDASAVCVVEEPKDVQAVERTREFRGRYHVLGGALDPLSGIGPEQLRIRELLNRIGQRVDGVDVAEVIIATDPNTEGEATATYLARVLRDIPGLTVTRIASGLPMGGDLEFADELTLGRALAGRRAMG from the coding sequence ATGTTCGAGGGACCGGTCCAGGATCTGATCGACGAGCTGGGCAAACTGCCGGGCATCGGCCCCAAGAGCGCGCAACGCATCGCCTTCCACCTGATCTCGGTGGAACCACCCGACATCGATCGGCTGGTCGGCGCGCTGAGCCGGGTGCGCGACGGGGTCACGTTCTGCGAGGTCTGCGGCAACGTGTCCGACGCCCAGCGCTGCCGGATCTGCGCGGACTCCCGCCGCGACGCCTCTGCGGTGTGCGTGGTCGAGGAACCCAAGGATGTGCAGGCCGTCGAGCGGACCCGGGAGTTCCGCGGCCGCTATCACGTGCTCGGCGGTGCGCTGGATCCGCTCTCGGGCATCGGTCCCGAGCAGCTGCGGATCCGGGAACTGCTGAACCGGATCGGCCAGCGGGTCGACGGCGTCGACGTCGCCGAGGTCATCATCGCCACCGATCCCAATACAGAGGGGGAGGCGACGGCCACCTACCTGGCTCGGGTGCTGCGCGACATCCCCGGTTTGACCGTCACCCGGATCGCGTCCGGGCTGCCGATGGGCGGGGATCTGGAGTTCGCCGACGAGCTGACCCTGGGCCGGGCCCTGGCCGGTCGCCGCGCGATGGGCTGA
- a CDS encoding Mur ligase family protein — protein sequence MITARARLALAAGSAARWASRTTGRGAGAMIGGLIAMKIDPTVLAELGRGRRSVVVTGTNGKSTTTRMVAAALATLGPAGGSGVACNTEGANMDAGLIAALAANRTAPLAALEVDEMHVPHVADAIDPAVIVLLNLSRDQLDRVGEINHIERTLRAGLARHPNAIVVANCDDVLMTSAAYDCPKVVWVAAGGGWAGDSVSCPRSGELIVRDGTDWHSTGGDFRRPTPSWWFDESALYGPDGLVLPMQLALPGAVNRGNAAQAVAAAVALGADPAQAVAAASSVDEVAGRYRTVTVGAHTVRLLLAKNPAGWQEALSMVDTDAPVVIAVNGQVPDGEDLSWLWDVNFEHFVLPSQRLPVVASGERGTDLAVRLGYAGVTHTLVHDPLAAIASCPPGHVELVANYTAFLQLDRRVQRARNERGRGPAQRNSRLP from the coding sequence GTGATCACCGCCCGCGCCCGCCTGGCCCTGGCCGCCGGTTCCGCCGCGCGCTGGGCCTCGCGGACCACCGGCCGCGGCGCCGGCGCGATGATCGGCGGCCTGATCGCCATGAAGATCGACCCGACGGTGCTGGCCGAGCTGGGCCGGGGACGCCGGTCCGTGGTGGTAACCGGCACCAACGGCAAGTCGACCACCACCCGCATGGTGGCCGCCGCGCTGGCGACGCTTGGCCCCGCCGGCGGTTCCGGTGTCGCGTGCAATACCGAGGGCGCCAATATGGACGCCGGGCTGATCGCGGCGCTGGCCGCCAACCGCACCGCTCCCCTGGCCGCCCTCGAGGTCGACGAGATGCACGTCCCGCATGTCGCGGACGCCATCGATCCGGCGGTGATCGTGCTGCTCAACCTGTCGCGCGATCAGCTGGACCGGGTCGGCGAGATCAACCACATCGAACGCACGTTGCGGGCCGGGCTGGCCCGTCACCCGAACGCGATCGTCGTCGCCAACTGCGATGACGTGCTGATGACCTCGGCCGCCTACGACTGCCCGAAAGTCGTGTGGGTGGCCGCCGGCGGCGGTTGGGCCGGTGATTCGGTCAGTTGCCCGCGCAGCGGCGAGCTGATCGTGCGCGACGGCACCGACTGGCACTCCACCGGCGGGGATTTCCGTCGCCCCACCCCGTCGTGGTGGTTCGACGAGTCGGCGCTCTACGGGCCCGACGGCCTGGTGCTGCCCATGCAGTTGGCGCTGCCCGGCGCGGTCAACCGCGGCAACGCCGCCCAGGCGGTGGCAGCGGCCGTCGCACTGGGCGCCGACCCGGCCCAGGCGGTGGCCGCGGCGTCCAGCGTCGACGAGGTCGCCGGGCGCTACCGCACGGTCACCGTCGGCGCGCACACCGTGCGGCTGCTGCTGGCCAAGAACCCGGCCGGCTGGCAGGAGGCGCTGTCGATGGTCGACACCGACGCCCCGGTGGTGATCGCGGTCAACGGCCAGGTGCCCGACGGCGAGGACCTGTCCTGGCTGTGGGACGTCAACTTCGAGCACTTCGTCTTGCCTTCCCAACGACTGCCGGTGGTGGCGTCCGGGGAACGCGGCACCGACCTGGCCGTGCGGCTGGGCTACGCCGGCGTCACCCACACGCTGGTGCACGACCCGCTGGCCGCCATCGCCTCGTGCCCGCCCGGGCACGTCGAGCTCGTCGCCAACTACACCGCATTTCTGCAATTGGACCGCCGGGTTCAACGAGCGAGGAACGAGCGAGGCAGAGGCCCGGCGCAGCGAAACAGCCGGTTGCCATGA
- a CDS encoding SHOCT domain-containing protein, with translation MHMEIDWQSIGGLLWYTIMIFAFVAYLIILFQIITDLFWRDHTTSGWVKAIWTVFLIVFPFLTALVYLVARGNGMAQRARDAALAAKAETDSYIREAAGRSPAQEIADAKALLEAGAITQAEFDSLKAKALA, from the coding sequence ATGCACATGGAGATCGACTGGCAGAGCATCGGGGGTCTGCTCTGGTACACGATCATGATCTTCGCGTTCGTCGCGTACCTGATCATCCTGTTCCAGATCATCACCGACCTGTTCTGGCGCGACCACACCACCTCCGGCTGGGTGAAGGCGATCTGGACGGTGTTCCTGATCGTCTTCCCGTTCCTCACGGCGCTGGTGTACCTGGTCGCTCGCGGCAATGGCATGGCGCAGCGCGCCCGGGATGCCGCGCTCGCCGCGAAGGCGGAGACCGACAGCTACATCCGCGAGGCCGCAGGCCGTTCGCCGGCCCAGGAGATCGCCGACGCCAAGGCGCTGCTGGAGGCCGGGGCTATCACTCAGGCCGAGTTCGACTCGCTGAAGGCCAAGGCCCTGGCCTGA
- a CDS encoding YbaB/EbfC family nucleoid-associated protein, with amino-acid sequence MQPGNPPDMSALLAQAQQMQQQLMAAQQNLATADVHGQAGGGLVRVTMKGSGQVTAVAIDPKVIDPDDPETLQDLIVGALADAANQVNELVQTRLGPLAGGMGQALGMPGY; translated from the coding sequence ATGCAACCCGGGAATCCGCCCGATATGTCGGCGTTGCTGGCCCAGGCGCAGCAGATGCAGCAGCAGCTGATGGCCGCTCAGCAGAACCTGGCGACCGCCGATGTGCACGGCCAGGCCGGTGGCGGACTGGTGCGCGTCACCATGAAGGGCAGCGGTCAGGTGACGGCGGTGGCCATCGATCCCAAGGTGATCGACCCCGACGACCCGGAGACCCTGCAGGACCTGATCGTCGGCGCGCTCGCCGACGCCGCCAACCAGGTCAACGAGCTGGTGCAGACCCGGCTGGGCCCGCTGGCCGGCGGGATGGGCCAGGCGCTGGGCATGCCCGGCTACTGA
- a CDS encoding DEDDh family exonuclease gives MSQCWGRPATEPGSGWAVVDVETSGFHPGEHRVLSVAVLALDADGRVQGSVASLLNPGVDPGPTHIHGLTAEMLEDQPTFAEIAGDVAELMAGRTLVAHNAAFDYSFLVAEAELAGAELPIETVMCTVELARRLDLGLDNVRLETLARHWGQCQTRPHDAFDDALVLSKLLVPALALAEERDVWLPVRPVTRRRWPNGRVTHEELRPLKALASRLPCPYENPGRYNGGPLLRGMRVALSAECSRTHEELVERMLYAGLAYADTVDPQTSLVVCNDARSARGKGLAARELGVPLLTDSEFMAGVRDVSAGGGIVADAAEVSVVPDDGQFALF, from the coding sequence GTGAGTCAGTGCTGGGGCCGGCCGGCCACCGAACCGGGGTCGGGTTGGGCGGTGGTCGACGTGGAAACCTCGGGTTTCCACCCCGGGGAACACCGCGTGCTCAGCGTCGCCGTGCTGGCGCTGGACGCCGACGGCCGGGTGCAGGGATCGGTGGCCAGCCTGCTGAACCCGGGCGTGGACCCGGGACCCACCCACATCCACGGTCTGACCGCCGAGATGCTGGAGGACCAGCCCACCTTCGCCGAGATCGCCGGTGACGTCGCCGAGCTGATGGCCGGGCGCACCCTGGTGGCGCACAACGCCGCATTCGACTACTCGTTCCTGGTCGCGGAGGCCGAGTTGGCCGGTGCCGAGCTGCCGATCGAGACGGTGATGTGCACCGTGGAGCTGGCTCGACGGCTGGATCTGGGCCTGGACAACGTGCGGCTGGAAACCCTCGCCCGGCACTGGGGACAGTGCCAGACCCGCCCGCACGACGCGTTCGACGACGCCCTGGTGCTGTCGAAGCTGCTGGTGCCGGCGCTGGCGCTGGCCGAAGAACGCGACGTCTGGCTGCCGGTGCGCCCGGTGACCCGTCGTCGCTGGCCCAACGGCCGGGTGACCCACGAGGAGCTGCGGCCGCTGAAGGCGCTGGCGTCGCGGCTGCCGTGCCCGTATGAGAACCCCGGCCGCTACAACGGTGGCCCGCTGCTGCGCGGCATGCGGGTGGCCCTGTCCGCGGAGTGTTCCCGTACCCACGAGGAACTGGTCGAGCGGATGCTGTATGCCGGTCTGGCCTATGCCGACACGGTGGATCCGCAGACGTCACTGGTGGTGTGCAACGACGCCCGCTCCGCCCGCGGGAAGGGCCTGGCGGCCCGCGAGCTGGGCGTTCCGCTGCTCACCGATTCCGAGTTCATGGCGGGGGTCCGTGACGTCTCCGCCGGCGGCGGCATCGTCGCGGACGCCGCGGAGGTTTCCGTCGTTCCCGACGACGGCCAGTTCGCGCTGTTCTGA
- a CDS encoding aspartate kinase: MALVVQKYGGSSVSDADRIRRVAERIVETKRAGNDVVVVVSAMGDTTDDLMDLAKQVCPVPPARELDMLLTAGERISNALVAMAIESLGAQARSYTGSQAGVITTGTHGNAKIIDVNPGRLRAALDDGQIVLVAGFQGVSQDTKDVTTLGRGGSDTTAVAVAAALNADVCEIYTDVDGVFTADPRIVPNARRLDSVSFEEMLEMAAAGAKVLMLRCVEYARRYDLPIHVRSSYTDKPGTIVNGSIEDIPMEDAILTGVAHDRGEAKVTVVGVPDVPGYAARVFRAVADADVNIDMVLQNISKVEDGKTDITFTCARDNGATAVQKLDSLKGEIGFTSVLYDDHIGKVSLIGAGMRSHPGVTATFCESLADAGINIELISTSEIRISVLIKDTELDRAVAVLHEAFGLGGDEEAVVYAGTGR, encoded by the coding sequence GTGGCACTCGTCGTGCAGAAATACGGCGGATCCTCGGTGTCAGACGCCGACCGGATCCGGCGGGTGGCCGAACGGATCGTGGAGACCAAGAGGGCCGGCAACGACGTCGTCGTCGTGGTCTCGGCGATGGGGGACACCACCGACGACCTGATGGACCTGGCCAAGCAGGTCTGCCCGGTGCCGCCGGCCCGCGAGCTGGACATGCTGCTGACCGCCGGTGAGCGGATCTCCAACGCACTGGTCGCCATGGCCATCGAGTCACTGGGCGCCCAGGCCCGCAGCTACACCGGGTCCCAGGCAGGTGTCATCACCACCGGTACCCACGGCAACGCCAAGATCATCGACGTCAACCCCGGCCGGCTGCGCGCCGCGCTCGACGACGGGCAGATCGTGCTGGTCGCCGGGTTCCAGGGGGTCAGCCAGGACACCAAGGACGTCACCACCCTGGGCCGCGGCGGATCCGACACCACCGCCGTCGCCGTCGCCGCCGCATTGAACGCCGACGTTTGCGAGATCTACACCGACGTCGACGGCGTGTTCACCGCCGATCCGCGCATCGTCCCCAACGCCCGACGGTTGGACAGCGTCAGCTTCGAGGAGATGCTGGAAATGGCCGCGGCCGGCGCCAAGGTGCTGATGCTGCGCTGCGTCGAGTACGCCCGCCGCTACGACTTGCCGATTCACGTGCGCTCGTCGTACACCGACAAACCCGGAACCATCGTCAACGGATCGATCGAGGACATCCCCATGGAAGACGCCATCCTGACCGGAGTTGCCCACGACCGCGGGGAGGCGAAGGTCACCGTCGTCGGCGTGCCCGACGTGCCCGGCTACGCCGCCCGGGTGTTCCGCGCCGTCGCCGACGCCGACGTGAACATCGACATGGTGCTGCAGAACATCTCCAAGGTGGAGGACGGCAAGACCGACATCACCTTCACCTGCGCCCGGGACAACGGGGCCACCGCGGTGCAGAAGCTCGACTCGCTCAAGGGTGAGATCGGTTTCACCAGCGTGCTTTACGACGATCACATCGGCAAGGTGTCGCTGATCGGCGCGGGCATGCGCAGCCACCCGGGCGTTACCGCCACGTTCTGTGAGTCGCTGGCCGACGCGGGTATCAACATCGAACTGATCTCCACCTCGGAGATCCGGATTTCGGTGCTGATCAAGGACACCGAGCTCGACCGTGCGGTCGCCGTGCTGCACGAGGCGTTCGGCCTCGGTGGCGACGAGGAAGCCGTGGTCTACGCGGGGACGGGTAGGTAG
- the leuA gene encoding 2-isopropylmalate synthase — MTTPSSSDAYSSVRTVNTPAGPRNPGQPSWNTQRSSSMPVNRYRSFADEVEQISLPDRTWPDVVIDHAPAWCAVDLRDGNQALIDPMSPERKRRMFDLLVQMGFKEIEVGFPSASQTDYDFVRSIITDGAIPDDVTIQVLVQCRPDLIKRTYEACAGAPKVIVHFYNSTSILQRRVVFRADREAVKKIATDGAKMCLAEAVKHPETEWRYEYSPESYTGTELEYAKDVCDAVADVIAPTPDWPLIVNLPATVEMATPNVYADSIEWMSRNLARRDSIILSLHPHNDRGTAVAAAELGFQAGADRIEGCLFGNGERTGNVCLVTLGLNMFSRGVDPQIDFSNIDEIRRTVEYCNQLAVPERHPYGGDLVYTAFSGSHQDAINKGLDQMKVDADAADADVEDILWQVPYLPIDPKDVGRTYEAVIRVNSQSGKGGVAYIMKADRGLALPRRLQIEFSQAIQRITDGEGGEIAPKEMWDAFQQEYLAPVTPLERIRQKVDAAEEDGGTDTITAIVKIDGEEREIVGAGNGPLAAFCDALGAVGFDVNVLDYSEHAMSAGEEAQAAAYVEASIGGKTVWGVGIAPSITTASLRAVVSAVNRAARA; from the coding sequence ATGACTACCCCATCCTCCAGCGACGCCTATTCGTCGGTGCGCACCGTCAACACCCCCGCCGGCCCGCGCAATCCCGGGCAACCCTCCTGGAACACCCAGCGCAGTTCCTCGATGCCGGTCAACCGGTACCGCAGCTTCGCCGACGAGGTCGAGCAGATCTCGCTGCCCGATCGCACCTGGCCCGACGTCGTCATCGACCACGCCCCGGCCTGGTGCGCGGTGGATCTGCGCGACGGCAACCAGGCCCTGATCGACCCGATGAGCCCCGAGCGCAAGCGGCGGATGTTCGACCTGCTGGTGCAGATGGGCTTCAAGGAGATCGAGGTCGGGTTCCCGTCGGCGTCCCAGACCGACTACGACTTCGTCCGTTCGATCATCACCGACGGCGCCATCCCCGACGACGTCACCATCCAGGTGCTGGTGCAGTGCCGCCCCGACCTGATCAAGCGCACCTACGAGGCGTGCGCGGGCGCGCCGAAGGTGATCGTGCACTTCTACAACTCGACCTCGATCCTGCAGCGGCGGGTGGTCTTCCGCGCCGACCGAGAAGCCGTCAAGAAGATCGCCACCGACGGCGCGAAGATGTGCCTGGCCGAAGCGGTCAAACACCCCGAGACCGAATGGCGCTACGAGTACTCCCCGGAGTCCTACACCGGCACCGAGCTGGAGTACGCCAAGGACGTGTGCGACGCGGTCGCCGACGTCATCGCACCGACGCCGGACTGGCCGCTGATCGTCAACCTGCCGGCCACGGTCGAGATGGCCACCCCGAACGTCTACGCCGACTCGATCGAATGGATGAGCCGCAACCTGGCGCGGCGTGACTCGATCATCTTGAGCCTGCACCCGCACAACGACCGCGGCACCGCGGTGGCCGCCGCCGAACTGGGTTTCCAGGCCGGCGCCGACCGGATCGAGGGCTGCCTGTTCGGCAACGGCGAGCGGACCGGCAACGTGTGCCTGGTGACGCTGGGGCTGAACATGTTCTCCCGCGGGGTGGATCCGCAGATCGACTTCTCCAACATCGACGAGATCCGCCGCACCGTGGAGTACTGCAACCAGCTGGCCGTGCCCGAGCGGCACCCCTACGGCGGTGACCTGGTGTACACGGCGTTCTCCGGCAGCCACCAGGACGCCATCAACAAGGGCCTGGACCAGATGAAGGTCGACGCCGACGCGGCCGACGCGGACGTCGAGGACATTCTGTGGCAGGTGCCCTACCTGCCGATCGACCCCAAGGACGTCGGCCGGACCTACGAGGCCGTCATCCGGGTGAACTCGCAGTCCGGCAAGGGCGGGGTGGCCTACATCATGAAGGCCGACCGCGGTTTGGCCCTGCCGCGCCGGCTGCAGATCGAGTTCTCCCAGGCCATCCAGCGGATCACCGACGGCGAGGGCGGCGAGATCGCACCCAAGGAGATGTGGGACGCCTTCCAGCAGGAGTACCTGGCGCCGGTCACCCCGCTGGAGCGGATCCGGCAGAAGGTGGATGCGGCCGAGGAGGACGGCGGCACCGACACCATCACCGCGATCGTCAAGATCGACGGCGAGGAGCGCGAGATCGTCGGCGCCGGCAACGGTCCGCTGGCGGCGTTCTGCGACGCACTGGGTGCGGTCGGCTTCGACGTGAACGTGCTGGACTACTCCGAGCACGCCATGTCCGCGGGCGAGGAGGCCCAGGCCGCGGCATATGTCGAGGCGTCCATCGGCGGCAAGACGGTGTGGGGCGTGGGCATCGCGCCGTCGATCACGACGGCGTCCCTGCGGGCCGTTGTGTCCGCGGTGAATCGCGCAGCGCGAGCGTAG
- a CDS encoding DUF4333 domain-containing protein produces the protein MTRRAVAGALLVSAALLSGCHGSVSIGKTVSKSDVETKIKQQWNEQVPQQKAKSVACDGDLDAKVDATQHCVVTTSGGEHPVTATVTNVDGSDVNYKWHTDDN, from the coding sequence ATGACGCGACGGGCTGTTGCCGGGGCGCTGCTGGTGTCGGCCGCTCTGCTCTCCGGATGCCACGGTTCGGTCAGTATCGGCAAGACGGTGTCCAAATCCGACGTCGAGACCAAGATCAAGCAGCAGTGGAACGAGCAGGTTCCGCAGCAGAAGGCCAAATCGGTGGCCTGCGACGGCGACCTGGACGCCAAAGTCGATGCGACGCAGCACTGTGTGGTGACCACCAGCGGCGGCGAGCACCCGGTGACCGCCACCGTCACCAACGTCGACGGTTCGGACGTCAACTACAAGTGGCACACCGACGACAACTGA
- a CDS encoding TetR family transcriptional regulator produces MPPQKDGGSRFTQRAKALLRDVALQATVDIVRTRGWAQTRMADIATLAGISKPTLYKYFGSRDELARAYVDREVDLILQTARSELERYPDDPERALTEGLRHIVDDMSRNPLIRAVLTDDAAAASLLPLVTTHGERLLKHSVDEMASIIRAALPGAQPEDVRAYSDTMVRMMISHAILPSPSTEDSVDSMLRVALPLLRDVRGKGTAAQPGASDSNSPMEGQDECRN; encoded by the coding sequence GTGCCACCCCAGAAGGACGGCGGCTCCCGTTTCACGCAGCGGGCCAAGGCGCTGCTGCGCGACGTAGCGCTGCAGGCCACGGTGGATATCGTGCGCACCCGCGGCTGGGCGCAGACCCGGATGGCCGACATCGCGACCCTGGCCGGGATCAGCAAACCCACGCTGTACAAGTACTTCGGTTCCCGCGACGAGCTCGCCCGCGCCTACGTCGACCGCGAGGTCGACCTGATCCTGCAGACCGCCCGCAGCGAGTTGGAACGCTACCCGGATGACCCGGAACGGGCACTGACCGAGGGCCTGCGCCATATCGTCGACGATATGAGCCGTAACCCGCTCATCCGGGCGGTGCTCACCGACGATGCGGCCGCGGCCAGCCTGCTGCCGCTGGTGACCACGCACGGCGAACGGCTGCTCAAACACTCCGTCGACGAGATGGCGTCGATCATCCGCGCGGCGCTGCCCGGTGCGCAGCCCGAGGACGTCCGCGCCTACTCCGACACCATGGTCCGGATGATGATCAGCCACGCGATCCTGCCCAGCCCCTCGACCGAGGACAGTGTCGACTCGATGCTGCGGGTGGCGTTGCCGCTGCTGCGCGACGTGCGCGGCAAAGGTACCGCCGCGCAACCGGGTGCCTCCGATTCGAATTCCCCAATGGAAGGTCAAGACGAATGCCGAAACTGA
- a CDS encoding oxygenase MpaB family protein yields the protein MPKLTREIAKLKSFDAVTHYRDNYQAPADNGFFGPDSVAWRVWGYPSSVVIGFTRAVTIEQLDPNLNAAVEGTGDVRYRTRTRYERTMRYFALAAFGDTATATKAADVLVKVHSKAIGTDPVTGGHYDANDPASQLWIHVTAWHSILYSYELFGGGKLTEAEELQYWAECARAAELQTITVEDVPRSREEVRAFFESWRPKIAASEMAQDMTDFILESKFVMPADMPRWSHPLRDLITGVLRRAVISTYPPYIRKMFGLSQSRLVDGILQVSLRTLLRAVYSNKALFMRIAEYMVPTTVPVAAHAILGIPAQSEVIMTPREAQARYGYDIPAEAHKELRAKQEKRVFGEGLAPSDEGLIESEQFIGTRAG from the coding sequence ATGCCGAAACTGACACGTGAGATCGCCAAGCTGAAGTCGTTCGACGCGGTGACCCACTACCGGGACAACTACCAGGCCCCGGCCGACAACGGATTCTTCGGACCGGACTCGGTGGCCTGGCGGGTGTGGGGCTACCCCAGCTCGGTGGTGATCGGATTCACCCGGGCGGTCACCATCGAGCAGCTCGACCCCAACCTCAACGCCGCCGTCGAGGGCACCGGCGACGTCCGGTACCGCACCCGCACGCGCTACGAGCGCACCATGCGCTACTTCGCCCTGGCCGCCTTCGGCGATACCGCGACCGCCACCAAGGCCGCTGACGTCCTGGTCAAGGTGCACTCCAAGGCGATCGGCACCGACCCGGTCACCGGCGGCCACTACGACGCCAACGACCCGGCGTCGCAGTTGTGGATCCACGTCACCGCCTGGCACTCGATCCTCTACAGCTACGAGCTGTTCGGCGGCGGCAAGCTGACAGAGGCCGAGGAGCTGCAGTACTGGGCCGAATGTGCCCGGGCCGCTGAGCTGCAGACCATCACCGTCGAGGACGTCCCGCGCAGCCGCGAGGAGGTGCGGGCCTTCTTCGAGTCCTGGCGCCCGAAGATCGCCGCCTCGGAGATGGCGCAGGACATGACCGACTTCATCCTGGAGTCCAAGTTCGTCATGCCCGCCGACATGCCGCGCTGGTCGCATCCGCTGCGCGACCTGATCACCGGCGTGCTGCGCCGGGCCGTGATCTCCACCTACCCGCCCTACATCCGCAAGATGTTCGGCCTGTCCCAGAGCAGGCTGGTCGACGGGATCCTGCAGGTGTCGCTGCGTACCCTGTTGCGCGCGGTGTACTCGAACAAGGCCCTGTTCATGCGGATCGCCGAGTACATGGTCCCGACGACGGTGCCGGTCGCCGCGCACGCCATCCTCGGGATTCCCGCGCAGTCCGAGGTCATCATGACCCCGCGCGAGGCGCAGGCCCGCTACGGCTACGACATTCCCGCCGAGGCGCACAAGGAACTGCGCGCCAAGCAGGAGAAGCGGGTCTTCGGGGAGGGGCTCGCGCCCAGCGACGAGGGCCTGATCGAGTCCGAGCAGTTCATCGGGACCCGAGCCGGCTGA
- a CDS encoding Rv3717 family N-acetylmuramoyl-L-alanine amidase — protein MAPVHLRTRPRVGAVLATALLTAAATMTPSTAPDADAAPASIAGMIVFLDPGHNANNEGNSVQVPTGRGGTKDCQASGTSTDDGYPEHTFTWDTTLRVRQLLTQYGVRTAMSRGDDASHGPCVDARAAMANSVHPNAIVSIHADGGPATGRGFHVLYSSPPLNQVQAGPAVVLAKTVRDQMQASGLTPATYIGSGGLMGRSDIAGLNLAQYPSVLVECGNMKNPADSALMKTEAGRQKYAEAIVRGIATYLVAQNRAG, from the coding sequence GTGGCGCCCGTGCATCTGCGAACCCGCCCGCGTGTCGGAGCCGTGCTGGCCACCGCCCTGCTGACGGCGGCCGCCACGATGACCCCGTCGACCGCCCCCGACGCCGACGCCGCTCCGGCCAGCATCGCCGGGATGATCGTCTTCCTCGACCCCGGCCACAACGCCAACAACGAGGGCAACAGCGTGCAGGTGCCGACCGGTCGCGGGGGCACCAAAGACTGCCAGGCGTCGGGCACCTCCACCGATGACGGCTACCCGGAACACACCTTCACCTGGGACACCACCCTGCGGGTCCGTCAGCTGCTCACCCAGTACGGCGTGCGCACCGCCATGTCCCGCGGCGACGACGCCTCGCACGGGCCGTGCGTCGACGCGCGGGCCGCGATGGCCAACAGCGTGCACCCCAACGCGATCGTGAGCATCCACGCCGACGGCGGCCCGGCCACCGGCCGCGGTTTCCACGTGCTCTACTCCAGCCCGCCGCTGAACCAGGTGCAGGCCGGGCCCGCGGTGGTGCTGGCCAAGACCGTGCGTGACCAGATGCAGGCCTCCGGGCTGACCCCGGCGACCTACATCGGCTCCGGCGGGCTGATGGGCCGCTCGGATATCGCCGGGCTGAACCTGGCGCAGTACCCGTCGGTGCTGGTCGAGTGCGGCAACATGAAGAATCCGGCGGATTCGGCGTTGATGAAGACCGAGGCCGGACGCCAGAAGTACGCCGAGGCCATCGTGCGCGGCATCGCCACCTATCTTGTCGCGCAGAACCGCGCCGGTTAG
- a CDS encoding type 1 glutamine amidotransferase — translation MSTVRIGLVLPDVMGTYGDNGNAVVLRQRARLRGIDAEIVEITLSEPVPDSLDIYTLGGAEDYAQRLATTHLIRHPGLQRAAERGAPVLAICAAIQVLGHWYETAAGERVTGVGLLDLTTSPQPERTIGEVASTPLIDGLTQPLTGFENHRGGTALGPDARPLARVTKGAGNRLGDEIDGAVQGSVIATYLHGCCLARNPELADYLLAKVVGELPPLDLPEVDLLRRERLAAPRRV, via the coding sequence ATGAGCACCGTGCGGATCGGGCTGGTGCTGCCCGACGTGATGGGCACCTACGGCGACAACGGCAACGCGGTGGTGCTGCGCCAGCGGGCGCGGCTGCGCGGCATCGACGCCGAGATCGTCGAGATCACCCTGAGCGAACCGGTGCCCGACTCGCTGGACATCTACACCCTCGGCGGCGCGGAGGACTACGCGCAGCGGCTGGCCACCACACACCTGATCCGCCATCCCGGCCTGCAGCGCGCGGCCGAACGCGGCGCTCCGGTGCTGGCGATCTGCGCGGCCATCCAGGTGCTCGGCCACTGGTATGAGACGGCCGCCGGCGAGCGGGTCACCGGCGTCGGCCTGCTGGACCTGACCACCTCACCGCAGCCGGAGCGAACCATCGGCGAGGTGGCCTCCACTCCGCTGATCGACGGGCTGACCCAGCCGCTGACCGGGTTCGAGAACCACCGTGGCGGAACGGCTTTAGGCCCCGACGCCCGGCCGCTGGCGCGAGTCACCAAGGGGGCGGGGAACCGGCTCGGCGACGAGATCGACGGCGCCGTGCAGGGCAGCGTGATCGCCACCTATCTGCACGGTTGCTGCCTGGCCCGCAATCCGGAGCTGGCCGACTATCTGCTGGCGAAGGTGGTTGGCGAACTGCCGCCGCTGGATCTGCCCGAGGTCGACCTGTTGCGGCGGGAACGGCTGGCCGCGCCGCGGCGCGTGTGA